A single region of the Acidobacteriota bacterium genome encodes:
- the ptsP gene encoding phosphoenolpyruvate--protein phosphotransferase, which translates to MMRLHGTAVSPGIAIGTSQVVLAHEIPVVKVSLSEEAVPGEVERMTAALSATVSEIEAQKEQARPRLSEELLAIFDAHAILLKDPSLLRGACDRIRTERVNAEYALQETMQVLIKALLASDDPYFQDRSADVEDLQRRILIHLSGPSRESAAWSGDNLVILADTLTPSETGTLHESPVVGFATERGARTSHTAIIARSLEIPAVVGVKGLMDLADSRRPVIVDGLNGDVILDPTPEETEEYRSRAEAFSRHRARILAKAREEARTVDGHRILVTANVDLLDEIETALSVGASGAGLYRSEFLFLTCSPALPTEEQHMETYLRLAEGFFPHKVVIRTLDLGGEKYFHSVLDRTERNPVLGVRAIRFCLKHPELFKPQLRAILRASRRKNVAVLFPMITTFEEFQQAAALLEECKRELREAGDEFDEALPVGIMVEVPSVALTAAAFAPHVDFFSIGTNDLIQYLLAIDRNNDAVAHLYDPMHPAVLKCIASVCDAAASAGKPVSVCGEAAADPAMVPLLVGLGVEELSMTPSSILEVKERVRGLSYRTCHRMARKALRARTGAEVAGLAAE; encoded by the coding sequence ATGATGCGCCTCCACGGCACCGCCGTCTCTCCAGGCATCGCCATCGGCACCTCGCAGGTGGTGCTGGCGCACGAGATCCCCGTGGTCAAGGTCTCCCTCTCGGAGGAGGCCGTCCCGGGGGAGGTGGAGCGGATGACCGCGGCTCTCTCGGCCACCGTCTCCGAGATCGAGGCCCAGAAGGAGCAGGCCCGCCCCAGGTTGAGCGAAGAACTCCTGGCCATCTTCGACGCCCACGCCATCCTCCTCAAGGATCCTTCCCTCCTGCGCGGTGCATGCGACCGCATTCGCACCGAGCGGGTCAACGCCGAGTACGCCCTTCAGGAGACCATGCAGGTCCTGATCAAGGCCCTCCTGGCCTCGGACGACCCTTACTTCCAGGACCGCTCCGCCGACGTGGAGGACCTTCAGCGGCGCATCCTGATCCACCTGTCGGGGCCGTCGCGGGAGAGCGCCGCCTGGTCGGGGGACAACCTCGTCATCCTCGCGGACACGCTGACTCCCTCGGAGACAGGCACCCTCCACGAATCTCCCGTGGTGGGCTTCGCCACGGAGCGGGGCGCCCGCACGTCCCACACGGCCATCATCGCCCGCTCCCTCGAGATCCCCGCGGTGGTGGGGGTGAAGGGGCTCATGGACCTGGCCGATTCGAGGCGTCCGGTGATCGTGGACGGCCTCAACGGTGACGTGATCCTCGACCCCACGCCCGAAGAAACCGAGGAATACCGGTCCAGAGCGGAGGCCTTTTCACGGCACCGCGCCCGCATCCTGGCCAAGGCGCGGGAAGAGGCCCGAACCGTCGACGGCCACAGGATCCTGGTGACGGCCAACGTGGATCTCCTCGATGAGATCGAGACGGCGCTCTCGGTGGGGGCCAGCGGCGCGGGCCTTTACCGGAGCGAGTTCCTCTTCCTCACCTGCTCTCCGGCCCTCCCCACGGAGGAGCAGCACATGGAGACCTACCTCCGCCTGGCCGAGGGATTCTTCCCCCACAAGGTGGTGATCCGGACCCTGGACCTCGGCGGGGAAAAGTACTTCCATTCCGTGCTGGACCGGACCGAGCGCAATCCGGTTCTCGGAGTCCGGGCCATCCGCTTCTGCCTGAAGCATCCGGAGCTCTTCAAACCCCAGCTGAGGGCCATCCTGCGAGCCTCCCGGCGGAAAAACGTGGCCGTCCTCTTTCCCATGATCACCACCTTCGAGGAGTTTCAACAGGCGGCGGCCCTTCTGGAGGAGTGCAAGCGCGAACTGAGGGAGGCCGGAGACGAGTTTGACGAGGCCCTGCCCGTGGGGATCATGGTGGAGGTCCCCAGCGTGGCCCTCACGGCCGCCGCGTTCGCGCCCCATGTGGACTTTTTCTCCATCGGCACGAACGACCTGATCCAGTACCTCCTGGCCATCGACCGGAACAACGACGCCGTGGCCCACCTCTACGACCCCATGCATCCAGCGGTCCTGAAGTGCATCGCGAGCGTTTGCGACGCCGCGGCCTCCGCCGGAAAGCCCGTTTCCGTGTGCGGGGAGGCCGCCGCCGATCCCGCCATGGTCCCGCTCCTGGTCGGGCTCGGCGTGGAGGAGCTCTCCATGACCCCTTCCTCCATCCTGGAAGTGAAGGAGCGCGTCCGGGGCCTCTCGTATCGGACGTGCCACCGGATGGCTCGCAAGGCGCTTCGGGCCCGCACGGGAGCCGAAGTGGCCGGGTTGGCGGCGGAGTAA
- a CDS encoding tetratricopeptide repeat protein, whose protein sequence is MKTTPWIRALLTGALLASLGAWAAPEPRQDGPVLRLDPDLIRRQVATSREEVVDVNNQTTLASYLRAFRAAADLSDQDQIASEIADYCVERGLRPSPDVAEVFLSMALEAKESGNQEAYRRLARFAAGFAPDHPAAHLALADAARSQEGLFSGEFLFESLMAITSAARNPETRWVTLANFTMWLRFASLALLSVLTLIQLSKYQGLLRHDVREWLGGGDSKWIEVTGLVVLFLPSLLFLSGFWWIVYWSALVLLYARWSERVVGILAMALVVAAGALHLHALQRVYLGQSPPHVSNVRCYANRIQVGLDGYLGEHIAPTDPKSGTYGYLLACRYMLHGSYMKAENLFRGLLNENPSDARIFNNLGCLYYYQNRYQEAIQQFSRALESRPDMAVAYLNRALSKNKVFDFSGAEDDQAQARKLDPGLFRTANLSQSDEWSPIPAWMPLETSLDAAARAAAGHPDTPFASGNPGGIAPLLLRPAFSPWLVLLPVLFLSLALFKKRDFFARACFKCGQPFCSRCKTSLEFESFCSQCVHLYIKQDGVSPEARLKKNYEVENYQKHQRVKRVVLALVAPGTAHFTEGRPFSSSILLFLWFGALSSFFLKGFLIPLAFPVPVSTAPFRSLLFLFAGALLLILWGLFGIPSALRAPAPPQGWARTRE, encoded by the coding sequence GTGAAGACGACGCCTTGGATCCGCGCACTGCTCACAGGCGCCCTCCTGGCTTCCTTGGGCGCCTGGGCGGCGCCCGAGCCGCGTCAGGACGGCCCGGTCCTGCGGTTGGACCCGGACCTCATCCGGCGGCAGGTCGCCACCTCCAGGGAAGAGGTGGTGGACGTCAACAACCAGACCACTCTGGCCAGCTATTTGAGAGCCTTCCGGGCGGCCGCCGATCTGAGCGACCAGGACCAGATCGCTTCCGAAATCGCGGACTATTGCGTGGAGCGCGGGCTTCGGCCTTCCCCCGACGTGGCGGAGGTCTTCCTCTCCATGGCTCTGGAGGCCAAGGAAAGCGGAAACCAGGAAGCCTATCGCCGCCTGGCCCGCTTCGCGGCGGGGTTCGCGCCGGATCACCCCGCCGCCCACCTGGCCCTGGCCGACGCCGCCCGGAGCCAGGAGGGGCTTTTCTCCGGGGAGTTCCTTTTCGAATCCCTGATGGCCATTACCTCGGCGGCCCGCAATCCCGAGACCCGGTGGGTCACCCTGGCCAATTTCACCATGTGGCTCCGATTCGCCTCCCTGGCCCTCCTCTCGGTCTTGACCCTGATCCAGCTTTCCAAGTACCAGGGGCTCCTCCGCCACGACGTTCGGGAGTGGCTGGGAGGGGGCGACTCCAAGTGGATCGAGGTGACGGGGCTGGTGGTCCTCTTTCTGCCCTCCCTCCTCTTCCTCTCCGGCTTCTGGTGGATCGTGTACTGGTCGGCCCTGGTTCTCTTGTACGCCCGTTGGTCCGAACGGGTGGTGGGAATCCTGGCCATGGCCCTGGTCGTGGCGGCGGGGGCCCTCCACCTCCACGCCCTCCAGCGGGTCTACCTCGGACAGTCTCCTCCCCACGTGAGCAACGTCCGTTGCTACGCCAACCGGATCCAGGTGGGCCTGGACGGCTACCTGGGCGAGCACATCGCCCCCACCGACCCGAAGAGCGGGACCTACGGCTACCTCCTGGCCTGCCGGTACATGCTCCACGGCAGCTACATGAAGGCGGAAAACCTCTTCCGAGGATTGCTCAACGAGAACCCCTCGGACGCCAGGATCTTCAACAACCTGGGTTGCCTCTACTACTATCAGAACCGCTACCAGGAGGCCATCCAGCAGTTCAGCCGGGCCCTGGAGAGCCGGCCGGACATGGCCGTGGCTTACCTGAACCGGGCCCTGTCCAAGAACAAGGTCTTCGATTTCTCGGGCGCGGAGGACGATCAGGCCCAGGCCCGCAAGTTGGATCCGGGGCTCTTCCGGACCGCGAATTTGAGCCAGTCCGACGAGTGGTCGCCGATCCCCGCCTGGATGCCCCTGGAAACCAGCCTCGATGCCGCGGCCCGCGCGGCGGCCGGACACCCCGACACCCCCTTCGCCAGCGGCAACCCCGGAGGAATCGCCCCCCTCCTCCTTCGCCCGGCCTTTTCTCCCTGGCTTGTCCTCTTGCCGGTTCTGTTCCTGTCCTTGGCGCTGTTCAAGAAGCGCGATTTCTTCGCCCGGGCGTGCTTCAAGTGCGGCCAACCCTTCTGTTCCCGCTGCAAGACCTCTCTGGAGTTCGAGTCGTTCTGTTCCCAGTGCGTCCATCTGTACATCAAGCAGGACGGGGTTTCTCCCGAAGCGAGGCTCAAGAAGAACTACGAGGTGGAGAACTACCAGAAGCACCAGCGGGTCAAGCGCGTGGTCCTCGCCCTCGTGGCGCCGGGAACGGCCCACTTCACGGAGGGGAGGCCTTTTTCCTCATCCATCCTTCTCTTCCTGTGGTTCGGCGCTCTTTCGAGCTTCTTCCTGAAGGGCTTCCTGATTCCTCTCGCCTTTCCCGTTCCCGTGTCCACGGCCCCCTTCCGCTCCCTCCTGTTCCTCTTCGCCGGCGCCTTGCTCCTGATCCTCTGGGGTCTTTTCGGCATCCCGTCGGCTCTTCGCGCCCCCGCCCCCCCGCAGGGCTGGGCCCGCACGAGAGAGTAG
- a CDS encoding amino acid--tRNA ligase-related protein: MRPTPFFLADLASRVPLFEARDRFLARIRAFFRRRRFLEVDAPLLVPAAGMEPHLDPFVARGWETGRTAFLPTSPEFYLKKLLAAGVRRCFSLAPSFRDETPSRSHSPEFLMLEWYRAGGTLPDLIRDASALLCHLGGDLPGGKIHRSGETPVDLCGGIEVMTLGEAFERHAGGDFRRIGSVEGWRDAARARGASVGDDWTANDCFSYLMIAEVEPALRAYARPVALVGYPAFQAALASLDAADPGLSRRFELFVGGVEIANAYEELTDGAELRRRFAAYQEERRASGKDPHPEDGQFVEAVDRLGPCAGIALGADRLLALLLGETVPRIRHGAPG, from the coding sequence ATGCGGCCAACGCCCTTCTTTCTCGCGGACCTCGCCTCGCGGGTCCCGCTCTTTGAGGCGCGGGACCGGTTTCTGGCCCGCATCCGAGCCTTCTTCCGCCGCCGGCGCTTCCTGGAGGTGGACGCGCCGCTGCTCGTTCCGGCCGCGGGGATGGAGCCCCACCTCGATCCCTTCGTGGCGAGGGGGTGGGAGACGGGACGAACCGCGTTTCTTCCCACCTCCCCCGAGTTTTATCTCAAGAAACTGCTCGCCGCGGGCGTCAGGCGCTGTTTTTCCCTGGCCCCGTCCTTCCGGGACGAGACGCCCTCCCGGTCCCACAGCCCCGAGTTCCTGATGCTGGAGTGGTACCGCGCGGGTGGGACGCTTCCCGATTTGATCCGGGACGCCTCCGCGCTCCTTTGCCACCTGGGCGGGGACCTCCCCGGCGGGAAGATCCACCGGAGCGGGGAAACGCCCGTGGACCTCTGCGGCGGGATCGAGGTCATGACCCTGGGGGAGGCCTTCGAGCGGCACGCCGGAGGGGATTTCCGGCGCATCGGGTCGGTCGAAGGCTGGCGGGACGCGGCTCGGGCCCGGGGCGCTTCGGTCGGCGATGACTGGACAGCCAACGACTGCTTTTCCTACCTCATGATCGCCGAGGTGGAGCCGGCTCTCCGTGCCTACGCCAGGCCCGTGGCCCTCGTGGGATACCCGGCCTTTCAGGCGGCCCTGGCCTCGTTGGACGCGGCGGACCCCGGGCTTTCCCGCCGTTTCGAGCTGTTCGTGGGGGGCGTGGAGATCGCCAACGCCTACGAGGAGCTGACGGACGGCGCCGAACTGCGCCGACGCTTCGCGGCCTATCAGGAGGAGCGGCGGGCTTCGGGAAAGGACCCCCATCCCGAAGACGGACAGTTCGTGGAGGCGGTGGACCGGCTCGGTCCCTGCGCCGGCATCGCGCTGGGCGCCGACCGCCTCCTGGCCCTTCTCTTGGGAGAGACCGTGCCCCGGATCCGCCACGGCGCTCCAGGGTGA
- a CDS encoding ABC transporter ATP-binding protein yields MGFQAMARIWREYMMRHKGTFLAGVAALAVVSVLYALEVYMVRFIFDGLLNPKGGAQATGDFFRYLSFFGLNRLFDLDSTSLFVAIPLSLVAIFLVKGIFGYFGKYWLDGVGLSTITDLRDDLYARIVRQGQDFFADYPTGTLISRLLSDIERIKTSVSEKLTELLKDSFALLALVVSAFWQDWRLTLLSFVTIPLVVLPLARFSRKLRSSAHRSQEAMARLADLMKETVTGVRVVQMFQMEESETARFRKHNKEVLRANLKATRVMALTTPLMELIGGAAVAGILYYGHFRILSGQTTMGAFSAFLATLYAMYVPVKKLSQANSIVQQAVSAAERSVEVLDRPLRVRESVGAPDLPPFSRDIRFESVSFAYDGDRRVLSDLDLVVPKGEVVALVGPSGAGKTTLVNLLPRLFDVTAGRITVDGVDVRNVTLRSLRAQIGMVTQETVLFDDTVAANIAYGRPGASREEVEAAARQALAHDFILEMPQGYETRIGEGGFSLSGGQRQRLAIARALLKDPPILILDEATSSLDSESEYLVQEALFNLVQGRTTLVIAHRLATILNAHRIVVLDQGRVAEEGTHQELLGRGGLYSQLCALEFRAGTALESPATG; encoded by the coding sequence TTGGGCTTTCAGGCCATGGCCCGCATCTGGCGGGAGTACATGATGCGCCACAAGGGCACTTTTCTGGCCGGCGTGGCTGCCCTGGCCGTGGTGAGCGTGCTGTACGCCCTCGAGGTGTACATGGTGCGGTTCATCTTCGACGGCCTGCTCAATCCCAAGGGGGGCGCGCAGGCGACGGGCGACTTCTTCCGGTACCTCTCCTTCTTCGGGCTGAACCGCTTGTTCGACCTCGATTCCACGAGCCTTTTTGTGGCCATCCCTCTGTCCCTCGTGGCCATCTTCCTGGTGAAGGGGATCTTCGGCTACTTCGGGAAATACTGGTTGGACGGGGTGGGCCTTTCCACCATCACCGACCTGAGGGACGACCTGTACGCCCGCATCGTGCGTCAGGGCCAGGACTTCTTCGCCGACTACCCCACCGGAACCCTGATTTCGCGGCTGCTCTCGGACATCGAGCGGATCAAGACCAGCGTGAGCGAGAAGCTCACCGAACTCCTGAAGGACTCCTTCGCCCTGCTGGCCCTTGTCGTCAGTGCCTTCTGGCAGGATTGGCGGCTGACCCTGCTCTCCTTCGTCACGATCCCTCTGGTGGTCCTGCCCCTGGCCCGCTTCTCCCGCAAACTCAGGAGTTCGGCCCACAGGAGCCAGGAGGCCATGGCCCGCCTGGCGGATTTGATGAAGGAGACGGTCACGGGCGTCCGCGTGGTGCAGATGTTCCAGATGGAGGAATCGGAGACCGCCCGCTTCCGCAAGCACAACAAGGAAGTCCTGCGGGCCAACCTGAAGGCCACTCGGGTCATGGCCCTGACGACGCCCCTCATGGAGCTCATCGGGGGGGCGGCGGTGGCGGGGATCCTGTATTACGGGCACTTCCGCATCCTGAGCGGGCAGACGACCATGGGGGCCTTCAGCGCGTTCCTGGCGACGCTCTACGCCATGTACGTGCCGGTGAAGAAGCTCTCCCAGGCCAACAGCATCGTCCAGCAGGCCGTCTCGGCCGCCGAACGCTCCGTGGAGGTCCTGGACCGCCCCCTGCGCGTTCGGGAGTCGGTTGGCGCCCCCGACCTTCCCCCATTCAGCCGGGACATCCGCTTCGAGTCCGTTTCCTTCGCCTACGATGGCGACCGGCGGGTCCTCAGCGACCTGGATCTCGTGGTGCCCAAGGGGGAGGTGGTGGCCCTGGTCGGCCCCTCCGGCGCGGGGAAGACGACCCTCGTGAACCTCCTGCCCCGCCTCTTTGACGTCACCGCGGGCCGCATCACGGTGGACGGCGTGGACGTCCGGAACGTAACCCTGAGGAGCCTGCGGGCACAGATCGGCATGGTCACGCAGGAAACCGTCCTCTTCGACGATACGGTGGCCGCCAACATCGCCTACGGCCGGCCCGGGGCTTCCCGGGAGGAGGTGGAAGCGGCCGCCCGGCAGGCCCTGGCCCACGACTTCATCCTCGAGATGCCCCAGGGCTATGAGACCCGCATTGGAGAGGGGGGGTTCTCCCTTTCTGGAGGCCAGCGACAGCGCCTGGCCATCGCCCGGGCCCTCCTCAAAGACCCTCCCATCCTCATTCTGGACGAGGCCACGTCCAGCCTGGATTCAGAGAGCGAATACCTGGTCCAGGAGGCCCTCTTCAACCTCGTCCAAGGGCGGACCACCCTCGTCATCGCCCACCGTTTGGCGACCATCTTGAACGCCCACCGAATCGTGGTCCTCGACCAGGGGCGGGTGGCCGAGGAGGGAACGCACCAGGAGCTCCTGGGGCGCGGCGGACTCTACTCCCAGCTCTGCGCCCTGGAATTTCGCGCGGGAACGGCCCTTGAAAGCCCCGCCACCGGGTGA
- a CDS encoding N-acetylmuramoyl-L-alanine amidase — protein sequence MRPVRRGFSAAVAGLLALCALAGAAPPKAVPTQQGRRAVVEGPVFLRVPLTAQGGLNAATVTFTGSAGNLAAVQKYNPVRKGRRLREARIPLSLLRPAYAREALIGLFPDDRRTAGGWEHVWATGPKGAQETWADLARWFTEGAKNAGAIEAANRAAGRRPRKGAKVLIPDGLLLPSIRALDAPAPPAGPGLPGSSGPESATPPDAPSEVAPSPGPEAAASGPEDRPAAAPVPTLEYGSDGEGPYALYRLQAGEALYSAVVVRFTGNVNAEDVNALAREVARRSGIADVTSIPVGFSVKIPLDDLLPQFLPPEDPRFRAWAENQAELKGVTNTYKSAVLDGVVVVLDPGHGGLDRGAMKHGVWEDSYVYDISCRIRETLERRTKARVLMTLLVPELGHRPQDKTRLSPNTTAVILTHPWFKQTSREETKVEVNLRWHLANQYFLRLQKEGVDPQRIVFTSVHADSLHPSLRGSMFYIPGDSYRSTRWCSSGPAYEKFEEFRAGRCYEATKKDLRRSEGLSLQFSRQLEAAFAARGLLLHPFNPTRDHVIRGKRSWVPAVLRNNLVPCSVLIEVCNLANPKDAALIADPAFRQRLAEAYVDALIRYYS from the coding sequence ATGAGGCCGGTTCGGCGGGGTTTCTCCGCCGCCGTCGCGGGTCTCCTGGCCCTGTGTGCCTTGGCGGGCGCGGCCCCGCCGAAGGCCGTGCCCACGCAGCAGGGCCGCCGCGCCGTGGTGGAGGGCCCGGTTTTCCTCCGGGTCCCCCTGACGGCCCAAGGCGGGCTCAATGCCGCCACGGTCACCTTTACGGGATCTGCCGGGAACCTCGCCGCCGTGCAGAAATACAATCCGGTTCGGAAGGGCCGGAGGCTGCGGGAGGCCCGGATCCCCCTCTCCCTTCTCCGGCCCGCCTATGCCCGGGAGGCCCTGATTGGGCTGTTTCCCGACGACCGAAGGACGGCGGGTGGGTGGGAGCACGTCTGGGCCACGGGCCCGAAGGGGGCCCAGGAGACCTGGGCCGACCTGGCGCGCTGGTTCACCGAAGGAGCCAAAAACGCAGGGGCCATCGAGGCCGCGAACCGCGCGGCGGGACGCCGGCCCAGGAAGGGCGCCAAGGTCCTCATCCCGGACGGCCTACTCCTCCCGTCCATCCGCGCCCTGGACGCGCCGGCTCCACCGGCGGGCCCCGGCCTGCCGGGTTCGTCGGGCCCGGAATCCGCCACCCCTCCGGATGCCCCTTCGGAGGTCGCGCCTTCGCCCGGCCCGGAGGCAGCCGCATCGGGCCCGGAGGATCGGCCTGCCGCCGCTCCTGTGCCCACCCTCGAGTACGGATCGGACGGAGAGGGCCCCTACGCCCTCTACCGGCTCCAGGCGGGGGAGGCCCTGTACAGCGCCGTCGTGGTCCGGTTCACGGGCAACGTGAACGCCGAGGACGTGAATGCCCTGGCTCGCGAGGTGGCCCGAAGGTCCGGCATCGCGGACGTCACGAGCATTCCGGTGGGTTTCTCCGTCAAGATTCCCCTCGACGACCTCCTGCCCCAGTTCCTGCCCCCCGAGGACCCGCGCTTCCGTGCCTGGGCGGAGAACCAAGCCGAGTTGAAGGGCGTGACCAACACCTACAAGAGCGCCGTGCTGGACGGCGTCGTGGTGGTCCTCGACCCGGGCCACGGGGGGCTGGACCGTGGGGCCATGAAGCACGGGGTCTGGGAGGACTCGTACGTCTACGACATCTCCTGCCGCATCCGGGAGACCCTGGAGCGGCGCACCAAGGCGAGGGTCCTCATGACCCTCCTCGTTCCCGAACTGGGCCACCGGCCTCAGGACAAGACTCGCCTGAGCCCGAACACAACGGCGGTCATCCTGACCCACCCCTGGTTCAAGCAGACCTCCCGGGAGGAAACCAAAGTGGAGGTGAACCTCCGGTGGCACCTGGCCAACCAGTATTTCCTGCGGCTCCAGAAGGAGGGGGTAGACCCCCAGCGGATCGTCTTCACGTCGGTCCACGCCGATTCGCTCCACCCCTCCCTGCGCGGCAGCATGTTCTACATCCCCGGGGATTCGTACCGGTCCACCCGGTGGTGCTCCTCGGGGCCCGCTTACGAGAAGTTCGAGGAGTTCCGAGCCGGGCGGTGCTACGAGGCGACGAAGAAGGACCTCCGGCGGAGCGAAGGCCTCTCCCTCCAATTCAGCCGGCAACTCGAGGCGGCTTTTGCGGCCCGAGGGCTTCTCCTGCATCCCTTCAACCCCACCCGGGACCACGTCATCCGGGGAAAGCGCTCCTGGGTTCCCGCCGTGCTCCGGAACAACCTGGTCCCCTGCTCCGTCCTCATCGAGGTCTGCAACCTCGCCAACCCGAAGGACGCGGCCCTCATCGCCGATCCCGCCTTCCGCCAGCGCCTGGCCGAGGCTTACGTGGACGCCCTGATCCGGTATTATTCGTAA
- a CDS encoding AI-2E family transporter: MDPSDRPKNQKAFLLILAGGITLLFLKMIQGYLLTLLAAAVFAGLSHPVYLRLLKVFRGRAAWAAGATVLLDLLLVILPLLAFLGVLAGQAVDVSQTLVPWVQEQARGGHAFEDLLARIPGGDRLAPYQDQILEKSGEVAARAAEFAADALAAGALGTARFLLLVFVMLYAMLAFLTSGRAILDRAYAVLPLASQNHRRMEESFISMARAVVKGTLVVGAVQGALVGLAFAVAGIQGPVFWGTAAAVCSVIPSVGTAIVWVPGAAYLLLSGHPGAAVGLTIWCVAVVGSVDNLLRPRLVGKDTRLPDLLILLGTLGGLSLFGPIGLVLGPIVAALLVTAWDLYGAQSLPRAEGPPGEAAGGGGTVSGA, encoded by the coding sequence GTGGATCCCAGCGACCGACCCAAGAATCAGAAGGCCTTCCTCCTCATCCTCGCGGGAGGCATCACCCTCCTCTTCCTCAAAATGATCCAGGGGTACCTCCTGACCCTTTTGGCCGCGGCCGTCTTCGCGGGCCTGTCGCATCCCGTCTACCTTCGCCTGTTGAAGGTGTTCCGCGGCAGGGCCGCGTGGGCCGCCGGCGCCACCGTCCTGCTGGATCTCCTCCTGGTGATCCTGCCTCTCCTCGCTTTCCTCGGCGTCCTCGCGGGCCAGGCGGTGGACGTGAGCCAGACCCTGGTCCCCTGGGTCCAGGAGCAAGCCCGGGGGGGCCACGCCTTCGAAGACCTCCTGGCGAGGATTCCGGGAGGGGACCGCCTGGCCCCCTACCAGGACCAGATCCTCGAAAAGTCCGGAGAAGTGGCCGCCCGCGCCGCGGAATTCGCCGCCGATGCACTGGCGGCGGGGGCTTTGGGCACAGCCCGGTTTCTCCTCCTTGTCTTCGTCATGCTGTACGCCATGCTGGCGTTCCTGACGTCGGGGCGCGCGATCCTGGACCGCGCCTACGCCGTGCTGCCCCTCGCGTCCCAGAACCACCGGCGCATGGAGGAGAGCTTCATCTCCATGGCCCGGGCGGTGGTCAAGGGAACCCTTGTCGTGGGGGCCGTGCAGGGGGCGCTCGTGGGCCTCGCCTTCGCCGTCGCCGGAATCCAGGGCCCCGTCTTCTGGGGCACGGCCGCCGCCGTGTGCTCGGTCATCCCCAGCGTGGGCACGGCCATCGTTTGGGTTCCAGGCGCGGCGTACCTGCTCCTCTCCGGGCACCCGGGCGCGGCGGTGGGCCTCACAATCTGGTGCGTCGCCGTCGTGGGCTCCGTGGACAACCTCCTCCGGCCGCGCCTTGTGGGGAAGGACACCCGCCTCCCCGACCTCCTGATCTTGTTGGGTACCCTCGGGGGGCTTTCCCTCTTCGGACCCATCGGGCTCGTCCTGGGCCCCATCGTGGCGGCCCTGCTGGTTACGGCGTGGGACCTGTACGGTGCGCAGTCCTTGCCGCGGGCGGAGGGCCCCCCGGGGGAGGCGGCAGGGGGCGGGGGCACGGTTTCGGGCGCCTAG
- a CDS encoding HPr family phosphocarrier protein, with protein sequence MIRREILVSNRLGLHARAAAKLVQLANLFRSQVSLSTAQMSADAKSILGVLTLAAGKDTPVTLEVHGPDEEEAMARIEGLFRDKFGEE encoded by the coding sequence ATGATCCGGAGGGAGATCCTGGTGAGCAACCGGCTGGGGCTCCACGCGCGGGCCGCCGCCAAGCTCGTCCAGCTCGCCAACCTGTTCCGGTCCCAGGTCTCGCTCTCCACCGCCCAGATGTCCGCCGACGCCAAGTCCATCCTGGGGGTCCTCACCCTCGCCGCGGGCAAGGATACGCCCGTCACCCTCGAAGTCCACGGGCCCGATGAGGAGGAGGCCATGGCGCGAATCGAGGGGCTGTTCCGAGACAAGTTCGGGGAGGAATGA
- a CDS encoding DUF1844 domain-containing protein has protein sequence MKVLDRRHFTAEGQRREADVPENPEAKAAAAPAPEPPPPPSAQEGPGQEGPFAEFLLNLTSSAFMSLGQVPNPLTGRPELDIQSAASIIDILEMLQTKTRGNLSLTEKDLLDQSLYQLKMLYVQTLKKAEGGGRERGS, from the coding sequence GTGAAGGTCCTGGACCGCAGGCACTTCACCGCGGAGGGTCAACGCCGCGAGGCGGACGTCCCGGAGAATCCCGAGGCGAAGGCCGCGGCCGCTCCCGCGCCGGAGCCCCCGCCCCCCCCATCCGCCCAGGAGGGTCCGGGACAGGAGGGCCCCTTCGCCGAGTTCCTTCTCAACCTCACTTCCTCGGCCTTCATGAGCCTGGGGCAGGTGCCCAACCCGCTCACGGGCCGGCCCGAGCTGGACATCCAGTCGGCCGCATCCATCATCGACATCCTCGAGATGCTGCAGACCAAGACCCGGGGGAACCTCTCGCTCACCGAAAAGGATCTGCTCGACCAATCCCTCTACCAGCTCAAGATGTTGTATGTTCAAACCCTGAAGAAGGCGGAAGGTGGAGGAAGGGAGCGGGGATCGTGA